A region of Amyelois transitella isolate CPQ chromosome 11, ilAmyTran1.1, whole genome shotgun sequence DNA encodes the following proteins:
- the LOC106135148 gene encoding sodium/hydrogen exchanger 3 produces the protein MTSLKHGVNLSRRACRRALSVLAVASLLPIASFNPIESTTKHTPSITVDGSSTYPGLGFGPMGPVVPLPGEPLGTQLRHNQESTTELPATDKPKKERTFVIAAFEFHRVETPFLIGLWIFFASIAKIGFHMAPRLSKMFPESCLLIFVGVLIGALLLSTHSVHVQPLTPDTFFLYMLPPIILDAGYFMPNRLFFDHLGTILLFAVVGTVFNTLTIGASLWACGQTGMFGCTTPLLDMLLFGALISAVDPVAVLAVFEEIHVDEVLYIVVFGESLLNDAVTVVLYHMFEAYTEMGPSRLMYTDFLAGLASFLVVAFGGTCIGVIWGFATGLVTRFTHEVRVIEPIFIFVMAYLAYLNAEMFHMSGILAITFCGITMKNYVEANISHKSHTTIKYTMKMLSSSSETIIFMFLGVATVNNHHDWNTWFVLLTIVFCSIFRIIGVYIFSAVANKFRLHKLNKVEKFVMSYGGLRGAVAFALVLLIDPEVVKLQPMFVTTTIAVIYFTVFIQGITIKPLVKILNVKTAEKRKPTMNERIHERFMDHLMAGVEDILGKHGNHHMRDKFKRFDNRFIRPFLLRNYQGQEPKILETYSKLAMKDAIEYMQRNASTIGNISGAESMSAIFKNYTNTNFNGSPSFSQLDSSTWNIDMQELEYNPSKKDLTDAKIHHLLAEELCKPFRRHRRLSYSRHAVNDRDLGIQQVNYKTHMNIRRRVGDRKHHHKRSKRGKQDGKNHVTFPEFQQNGSAKQFTHDYIDEVLQEDCDDREPRREGDDGGITFTAKSPPGYKEVSPTSSHKENSSSLLNQLANLPGFNPLKARIVKQYGKTPEEILPTAVEKSLPWRRDRSTYNFVPNEDILEEDERRLSDENDTYMTVPDHARVATPTATETMLPWKREEAEGSGALKQSEFPSWASNKEYLAYSSPSATFLGGIEKPKHPKSIIGLFRRESSGSQGQEAAVSDTEAAMKGECSKGESSSSKDYQCRQGPSLLSKRSTSLGGPSVLLMEDVAHSDPLGASSRPASIMQGPHRGQCRRGSMLELTGSLSRDAITEEKCSKSLPESERMGVRRLPLGQQSLPREPFIRQLTMASNLLTSSSSDDSSDENT, from the exons agcACCACGAAACACACTCCGTCCATTACTGTCGATGGGAGCTCCACATACCCAGGGCTCGGGTTCGGGCCCATGGGTCCCGTGGTCCCCCTCCCCGGGGAACCCCTGGGTACCCAACTACGCCACAACCAGGAGAGTACCACAGAGCTACCCGCGACGGACAAGCCGAAGAAAGAGAGGACTTTCGTCATAGCTGCCTTTGAGTTTCATAGAGTTGAAACGCCATTCCTGATCGGATTATGGATTTTCTTCGCTAGTATAGCCAAAATAG GTTTCCACATGGCACCACGTCTATCGAAAATGTTTCCTGAGTCGTGCCTGTTGATCTTTGTTGGAGTCCTCATTGGTGCTCTACTCCTTAGTACCCACAGCGTGCACGTCCAGCCATTGACTCCAGACACCTTCTTCTTGTACATGTTACCACCAATCATCTTGGACGCAGGATATTTCATGCCCAACAGGCTGTTCTTCGACCACCTTGGGACCATCCTGTTGTTTGCAGTAGTTGGGACTGTATTCAATACTCTGACTATCG GTGCATCACTTTGGGCATGTGGTCAGACAGGCATGTTTGGATGTACCACGCCTTTACTGGACATGCTTTTGTTTGGTGCACTGATATCTGCTGTGGACCCAGTGGCTGTTCTGGCGGTTTTCGAGGAGATCCATGTGGATGAGGTGCTTTACATCGTGGTCTTTGGGGAGTCCCTCCTCAATGATGCCGTCACGGTGGTGCTGTACCACATGTTTGAAGCTTATAC tGAAATGGGCCCATCCCGCCTAATGTACACCGACTTTCTCGCGGGTCTTGCCTCATTTCTCGTTGTGGCCTTTGGAGGCACCTGCATCGGAGTAATATGGGGCTTCGCCACGGGGCTCGTGACTAGGTTCACACACGAAGTCAGGGTCATCgaacctatatttattttcgtcATGGCGTATTTGGCGTATCTGAATGCTGAAATGTTCCACATGAGTGGAATTCTTGC CATAACATTCTGTGGCATCACAATGAAGAACTACGTAGAAGCAAACATCTCGCACAAGTCCCACACGACCATCAAGTATACCATGAAGATGCTGTCTTCATCTTCGGAGACCATTATCTTCATGTTCCTTGGCGTCGCCACAGTCAACAACCATCACGATTGGAATACGTGGTTTGTGTTGTTGACCATCGTCTTCTGCTCAATATTTCGGATTATAG gaGTGTATATATTTAGTGCAGTAGCTAATAAGTTCAGATTgcacaaactaaataaagttgaaaaatttgttatgtctTACGGAG GTCTGCGAGGCGCAGTCGCATTCGCATTGGTGCTATTAATTGATCCGGAGGTGGTAAAGTTGCAGCCTATGTTTGTGACCACCACCATAGCGGTGATATATTTCACAGTATTCATTCAGGGGATAACGATAAAGCCCTTGGTGAAGATATTGAATGTCAAAACAGCGGAGAAGAGAAAGCCAACGATGAACGAGAGGATACATGAACGG TTCATGGACCATTTGATGGCAGGCGTAGAAGATATTTTAGGTAAACATGGTAATCATCATATGCGTGATAAATTCAAGAGATTTGATAATCGGTTTATAAGACCATTTTTACTTAGGAACTATCAG GGTCAAGAGCCAAAGATATTAGAAACATATTCAAAACTAGCCATGAAAGACGCCATAGAGTACATGCAAAGAAATGCATCTACAATCGGAAACATATCGGGGGCGGAGTCCATGTCAGCTATATTTAAGAATTATACAAATACTAACTTCAATGGAAG CCCTAGCTTCAGCCAGCTCGACTCTTCGACATGGAACATAGACATGCAAGAGCTGGAATATAATCCCTCTAAAAAGGACCTCACTGACGCAAAAATACACCATCTATTGGCTGAAGAATTATGCAAGCCATTCAGGCGG CATCGTCGACTAAGCTACAGTCGTCATGCCGTGAACGACCGCGACCTGGGAATCCAGCAGGTGAACTACAAAACACACATGAACATCCGCCGACGAGTCGGCGATAGGAAACACCACCACAAGCGTAGTAAACGTGGGAAGCAG GATGGCAAAAATCATGTCACCTTCCCAGAATTCCAGCAAAACGGTTCGGCCAAACAGTTCACGCAcg ACTATATAGACGAGGTCCTGCAGGAGGACTGTGACGACCGGGAACCCCGGAGAGAAGGCGATGACGGCGGTATTACTTTCACTGCCAAATCCCCGC CTGGATATAAAGAAGTCAGTCCGACGTCCTCCCATAAAGAGAATAGTAGTTCGCTTTTAAACCAGTTGGCTAACCTGCCGGGCTTCAATCCTTTGAAAGCGAGAATTGTTAAGCAATATGGTAAAACGCCCGAAGAGATATTGCCGACAGCTGTTGAGAAATCCCTACCGTGGAGAAGGGACAGGTCCACGTATAACTTTG TGCCCAATGAAGATATCCTTGAAGAAGACGAAAGGAGACTGTCTGATGAAAATG ATACATACATGACAGTACCAGATCATGCTCGTGTCGCCACCCCCACGGCCACGGAGACCATGTTACCCTGGAAACGGGAGGAGGCCGAGGGCTCCGGAGCCCTGAAACAGTCGGAGTTCCCCTCCTGGGCTTCCAATAAGGAGTATCTTGCTTACAGCTCGCCTTCCGCCACTTTCTTAG GTGGCATAGAGAAGCCCAAACATCCGAAATCTATCATAGGTCTGTTCCGAAGAGAAAGCTCAGGATCCCAAGGTCAAGAAGCAGCAGTATCAGACACAGAAGCTGCTATGAAAGGAGAATGCAGTAAAGGGGAATCCTCATCCAGTAAGGATTACCAATGTCGGCAAGGACCAAGTTTGCTGTCGAAGAGAAGTACAAGTCTTGGGGGGCCTTCGGTGCTTCTGATGGAAGACGTGGCCCATTCAGACCCTCTTGGCGCCTCGTCCAGGCCTGCCAGCATAATGCAGGGCCCGCATCGAGGACAGTGCAGACGAGGATCCATGTTGGAGCTAACTGG gTCACTCTCCCGCGATGCGATCACTGAAGAAAAATGCAGCAAGTCACTACCAGAAAGTGAGCGAATGGGCGTCAGGCGTCTGCCCCTCGGCCAGCAGAGCCTCCCTCGGGAACCTTTCATTAGACAACTCACCATGGCCTCCAACCTCCTCACCAGCTCATCATCAGACGACTCTTCAGACGAAAACACCTGA
- the LOC132902235 gene encoding uncharacterized protein LOC132902235 → MSRYKNGKATEIIYMTSEKYHNLNKNISYTTDYHSTSTLFYDLDNLAVHSYVDLSRVSKKKYSSNTKINSSFIHSIHGLKGNSYTFVQECETQILPVLLPRDSLEVQTKKVEKCFPNDPEISSEIYLKDDDFTNIAPFNDSDKNIQRKQKYWSYAKYRTEYTNPTRQDKKSKKKDHTRQIEDPCPCQLFSYTCPCADDKCLAGLKNSKSLSDQVTSTTNIVKEERKDDRKETKLFKKNHKGKSIVPKDDKPTSITCIIDNLESVEKSDPTLLYTEKYDVISHTETMNNKGKSKRKKRQVMLCPNCKEKVEFSSMDPSEEEGSIIYEDLSYQPNDSSPGKSVYTYKTAVKKQMADKSNDRGSCHHNPTCDLVPLCQLLPTDNVFLSPKITKKQETSKTSPRVIRITKACRHHPPCTVAPSCQRANILKNNCEYIPPCLHRPRCVNLPLCVPFSKNIPYDELKHVEEMENGQCPHVPRCTYIPECRNIYSGNLSNQVNMAQLPNGYGMFAPPAPYNVLSPCLRQSFSPCQIHPPGYIPDYGLSRSDKSCQYDTLGMSYNPSVPRIVSSEAVVFIRDVGCQFRNRYNSPIDSIRITKSSTSFDHDNVNLGVIYTNVHTLRYEDKFTNPKGKMEVSVSSLSLTSNNTSHLMDRYDESRNRTSGFDPKPTKSPFVAYATNIGSYKHYIKEKNNTHPFPTKSRLSITRNKYRKFFNIKRKKKKRGDSQLVYRKPISVGK, encoded by the coding sequence ATGTCTAGATATAAAAACGGAAAAGCTACGGAAATCATTTACATGACTAGCGAGAAGTatcacaatttgaataaaaatataagttacaCAACAGATTATCACTCCACgagtactttattttatgatttagaTAATTTAGCTGTCCATTCATACGTTGACCTCTCCAGGGttagtaagaaaaaatattcaagcAACACAAAGATAAATTCTTCATTTATCCATTCTATCCATGGATTAAAAGGAAATTCTTATACTTTCGTGCAAGAATGTGAGACACAAATATTACCAGTATTATTACCTCGGGACAGCCTAGaggttcaaacaaaaaaagtcGAGAAATGTTTTCCGAATGATCCAGAAATATCatctgaaatttatttaaaagatgaTGATTTCACAAACATCGCCCCCTTTAATGacagtgataaaaatatacaacgaAAACAAAAGTATTGGTCTTATGCGAAGTATCGAACTGAATATACTAACCCCACGCGTCAGGATAAAAAGTCAAAGAAAAAGGATCATACGAGACAAATTGAAGATCCTTGTCCTTGTCAACTATTTTCATACACATGTCCTTGTGCAGATGATAAATGTTTAGCTGGATTAAAAAACAGCAAGTCATTGAGTGATCAAGTTACAAGCACTACTAATATTGTTAAAGAAGAAAGGAAAGATGATCGAAAAGAAACTAAGCTTTTCAAGAAAAACCACAAAGGAAAATCAATAGTTCCTAAAGATGATAAGCCAACAAGTATTACTTGCATTATTGATAACCTTGAATCTGTTGAAAAATCTGATCCCACATTACTTTACACTGAAAAATATGATGTTATTAGTCACACCGAAACCATGAACAATAAAGGTAAATCTAAACGCAAAAAGAGACAGGTTATGTTGTGTCCTAATTGTAAAGAGAAGGTAGAGTTTTCTAGCATGGATCCATCAGAAGAAGAAGGCAGCATAATTTATGAGGATTTAAGTTATCAACCGAATGATTCTTCTCCTGGCAAATCAGTTTATACGTATAAAACTGCAGTCAAAAAACAAATGGCAGATAAGAGTAATGATAGAGGCTCATGCCACCATAACCCTACTTGTGATTTAGTGCCTCTTTGTCAATTGTTGCCGACGGATAACGTGTTTTTAAGCCCTAAAATCACTAAAAAGCAAGAAACATCTAAAACTTCTCCACGAGTTATTAGAATAACGAAGGCTTGCAGGCACCATCCTCCTTGTACAGTAGCGCCATCTTGCCAGAGAGCAAAtatactaaaaaataattgcgaGTATATACCACCTTGTTTACATCGTCCACGCTGTGTTAATTTGCCTTTATGTGTTCCATTTTCCAAGAATATTCCTTACGACGAGTTGAAACATGTAGAAGAGATGGAAAACGGTCAGTGTCCCCATGTGCCACGATGTACTTATATTCCTGAATGTCGTAACATCTACAGTGGTAATTTGAGCAACCAAGTAAATATGGCGCAGCTTCCAAACGGTTATGGAATGTTTGCACCGCCAGCACCGTATAATGTTTTATCACCATGCTTGCGACAATCGTTTTCACCATGTCAGATCCATCCACCTGGGTATATACCTGATTATGGACTTTCTAGATCAGATAAATCATGTCAATATGATACTTTAGGCATGTCATATAATCCATCTGTTCCTAGGATTGTTAGTAGCGAGGCCGTCGTTTTTATAAGAGATGTGGGATGCCAGTTCAGGAATAGATATAATTCTCCTATTGATTCTATTCGAATAACGAAATCTAGCACATCATTTGACCATGATAATGTAAACCTTGGTGTGATCTACACAAACGTTCACACATTAAGGTATGAAGATAAATTTACGAACCCAAAAGGCAAAATGGAAGTATCTGTTTCATCTTTATCGCTCACTTCAAATAACACAAGTCATCTAATGGACAGATATGATGAAAGTCGCAATAGAACTTCAGGTTTTGATCCAAAGCCAACAAAATCACCTTTCGTAGCATATGCAACTAACATTGGTTCCTacaaacattatattaaagagaaaaataatacgCATCCTTTCCCTACGAAGTCTCGGTTGAGCATaactagaaataaatatagaaagttttttaacataaagcGCAAGAAAAAGAAACGTGGTGATAGTCAATTGGTTTACAGAAAGCCTATTTCAGTGGGTAAATAG